Proteins encoded within one genomic window of Bacteroidales bacterium:
- a CDS encoding TetR/AcrR family transcriptional regulator, with translation MPRQKAYSDEEVLEKAMQVFWDHGYEATSVRMLEKEMGINQFSIYSAFTNKKKLFVESLKKYREYVKTNRFHPLLKSNARLKDLEHFLENFSRQVRNGETYRGCLVVNSTAEFGSKDPEVAAELHNYFNFIKNMMKKVLINSVEAGEISPETDLDKYSNYLLGIMQGLSVGAKVLSEKQINDIISVAFMNIK, from the coding sequence ATGCCACGCCAAAAAGCATATAGCGACGAAGAAGTACTTGAAAAGGCCATGCAGGTTTTTTGGGACCATGGATATGAGGCTACATCGGTAAGGATGTTGGAAAAAGAGATGGGTATCAACCAGTTTTCCATTTATTCTGCCTTTACCAACAAAAAAAAGTTGTTTGTTGAATCATTGAAGAAATACCGGGAATATGTTAAAACCAACAGGTTTCATCCGCTTTTAAAGTCCAACGCAAGGCTTAAAGACCTGGAACATTTCCTCGAAAATTTTTCCCGGCAAGTAAGAAATGGCGAAACCTACAGAGGTTGTCTCGTGGTAAATTCCACTGCGGAGTTTGGTAGTAAAGATCCGGAAGTGGCCGCTGAGCTTCATAATTATTTCAACTTCATTAAGAATATGATGAAAAAGGTATTGATAAATTCCGTTGAAGCCGGTGAAATCTCTCCTGAGACAGACCTAGACAAATATTCGAATTACCTGTTGGGCATCATGCAGGGTCTGTCAGTAGGCGCCAAAGTATTATCTGAAAAACAGATCAATGATATTATCAGTGTAGCTTTTATGAACATAAAATAA
- a CDS encoding AhpC/TSA family protein: MKKLLYLIVLLTAMSQMQLVAQLPEKAEDISPLLYGEKVPEGVLTTPNGENHKVSGITEKKPTVLLVYRGGWCPYCNAHLAEIQEAESEILSLGYQLIAVSPDSPENLKTTDEEHRLNYSLYSDANGDFLKALGLAFQAPEKHQEMLKSRSNGKNEGFLPVPAVFVIDTSGTILFEYINPDYSTRISAGLLLAVLNELKNNNYND; this comes from the coding sequence ATGAAAAAACTACTATATCTTATCGTATTACTAACAGCAATGAGCCAAATGCAATTGGTTGCGCAATTGCCTGAAAAGGCCGAAGACATTTCTCCTCTCCTCTACGGAGAAAAAGTCCCAGAGGGTGTATTAACAACACCAAACGGCGAAAATCACAAGGTATCCGGGATCACAGAAAAAAAACCAACGGTCCTTCTGGTTTATCGCGGGGGATGGTGCCCTTATTGCAATGCCCATCTTGCCGAAATACAGGAGGCCGAATCGGAAATTCTTAGCCTGGGATATCAGTTGATTGCTGTTAGCCCGGATTCCCCTGAAAATCTAAAAACTACAGACGAAGAACACCGGCTGAATTACAGCTTGTATTCCGATGCCAATGGGGATTTTCTAAAGGCCCTGGGATTGGCCTTTCAGGCCCCGGAAAAACATCAGGAGATGTTAAAAAGCAGATCCAACGGAAAAAATGAAGGATTCCTCCCTGTACCTGCTGTCTTCGTCATTGATACTTCAGGTACCATATTATTTGAATACATCAACCCCGACTATTCAACCCGGATAAGCGCCGGACTTTTATTGGCAGTACTGAATGAACTGAAAAACAATAATTACAATGACTAA
- a CDS encoding HEAT repeat domain-containing protein: protein MYPYLIFILFLTMAISLNVHNSREEPSYKDISVDQVFKRVREHDFNPLNEENSMTMDASLGEEGIADLNDKDWEVRLLAVRDLIRAGNEQVKDIKSGLTDRSPHVRQISAKVLGVLRAESAIPELEKIVRQDRIAMVRSQAVIALGQMESKSSLELLRKKVKEDPSKDVRHQCELAIDQIKKQMGATNKLREAFLSLDESTFETVQENEQAPDFVLEDTEGNEWQLNQFKNKKWVVLIWIFADWCPVCHGEFQDLMKMQEAFKKANIQVFTLETHDIYRGRVMVGKELEPEYWFTDQSFRKTYTNKIWWPHLLDRAGAQAAKYGADPLAYAVHAEYINRPATVIIDPKGEVRLIYRGTFWGDRPSIKQTLEMIREEDFSYEHPQRLKTNK, encoded by the coding sequence ATGTACCCATATCTTATATTCATTCTGTTTTTAACCATGGCAATTTCACTCAACGTACACAATAGCCGGGAAGAACCATCATACAAAGATATTTCTGTAGATCAGGTATTTAAAAGAGTCCGGGAACATGACTTCAACCCGTTGAATGAAGAAAATTCAATGACCATGGATGCTTCCCTGGGAGAAGAAGGTATTGCCGATCTAAATGACAAAGACTGGGAGGTACGCTTGTTGGCAGTACGGGATTTAATCCGTGCAGGCAACGAACAGGTAAAAGACATAAAGAGCGGTTTAACCGACAGATCACCTCATGTACGACAAATAAGTGCCAAAGTCCTTGGTGTACTCCGTGCTGAAAGCGCTATCCCTGAACTGGAGAAAATAGTTCGCCAGGACCGGATTGCAATGGTTCGCTCGCAGGCTGTGATCGCCCTGGGCCAAATGGAGTCAAAATCCTCGCTGGAATTGTTACGCAAAAAAGTCAAAGAAGATCCATCGAAAGATGTGCGCCATCAATGCGAACTGGCAATAGATCAGATCAAAAAACAAATGGGCGCTACAAATAAATTAAGAGAAGCTTTTCTTTCCCTGGATGAATCAACATTTGAAACGGTTCAGGAAAACGAACAGGCACCTGACTTTGTTCTGGAAGATACAGAAGGGAACGAATGGCAATTAAATCAGTTTAAAAACAAAAAATGGGTTGTGCTAATCTGGATCTTTGCGGATTGGTGCCCCGTGTGTCACGGCGAATTTCAGGATTTAATGAAGATGCAGGAAGCGTTTAAAAAAGCCAACATACAGGTTTTTACATTGGAAACACATGATATATATCGCGGCAGGGTGATGGTAGGAAAAGAACTGGAACCGGAATACTGGTTTACAGATCAATCATTCAGGAAAACCTATACCAATAAGATATGGTGGCCACACCTGCTGGACCGCGCCGGTGCCCAGGCAGCGAAATACGGGGCCGACCCTTTAGCTTACGCTGTACATGCGGAATACATCAACAGACCTGCAACAGTTATTATTGATCCAAAAGGTGAAGTTCGACTTATTTACAGGGGCACTTTCTGGGGGGACCGTCCTTCTATAAAACAAACCTTAGAAATGATCCGGGAGGAAGATTTTTCCTACGAGCACCCGCAAAGACTGAAGACAAATAAATAG